In the genome of Falco naumanni isolate bFalNau1 chromosome W, bFalNau1.pat, whole genome shotgun sequence, one region contains:
- the LOC121080377 gene encoding ER membrane protein complex subunit 4-like, whose translation MAAAAVRGRRFKWSLELAAAPGGRPRGAAEGRGPLGFAERQLGESGVHESDKILMEKRCWDVALAPLKQIPMNLFIMYMAGNTISIFPAMMVCMMGWRPLQALMSLSATLKALESSSRRALQGLVFLVGNGLGLALALYKCQAMGLLPTRPSDWLAFVAPPQRMEFTGGGLIL comes from the exons atggcggcggcggcggttCGGGGCCGGCGGTTCAAGTGGTCGCTGGAgctggcggcggcgccgggggggcg GCCCCGCGGAGCCGCCGAGGGCCGCGGGCCGCTGGGGTTCGCCGAGCGGCAGCTGGGGGAGAGCGGCGTCCACGAGAGCGACAAAATCCTCATGGAGAAG CGTTGCTGGGACGTGGCACTGGCGCCGCTGAAGCAGATCCCCATGAACTTGTTCATCATGTACATGGCCGGCAACACCATCTCCATCTTCCCCGCAATGATGGTGTGCATGATGGGCTGGCGGCCGCTGCAGGCCCTCATGTCCCTCTCTGCCA CACTGAAGGCCCTGGAAAGCTCAAGCCGGCGGGCCCTCCAGGGGCTGGTGTTCCTGGTGGGCaacgggctggggctggccctggccctcTACAAGTGCCAGGCCAtggggctgctgcccacccGCCCTTCCGACTGGTTGGCCTTTGTCGCCCCACCACAG CGGATGGAGTTCACTGGGGGGGGCCTGATCCTGTGA